A window from Corynebacterium urogenitale encodes these proteins:
- a CDS encoding GNAT family N-acetyltransferase, whose protein sequence is MKAPDVHLTGRALLNMVPQQVHALYKLRVDVFVNEQRAPFAEIDDIDAHPNTHHLLAYVHPGSGPDYPWGTADPGSPMRLVGTARVFGPAEAQHIGRVCVHPDMRGYGVARKLMDEALEVCRGRAVALDPTTQKAIVKLDAQTYLTDFYQSYGFETVGEEFEVEGVPHVEMHLQLQ, encoded by the coding sequence ATGAAGGCACCCGACGTTCACCTCACCGGTCGAGCGCTGCTGAACATGGTTCCGCAGCAAGTCCATGCGCTGTACAAGCTGCGCGTTGATGTTTTCGTCAACGAGCAGCGTGCACCATTCGCAGAGATCGACGACATCGACGCCCACCCCAACACGCACCATCTCCTCGCCTACGTCCACCCAGGATCGGGCCCGGATTACCCGTGGGGCACGGCCGATCCTGGCAGCCCCATGCGATTGGTGGGCACTGCCCGCGTCTTCGGCCCAGCGGAGGCGCAACACATTGGCCGCGTGTGCGTGCACCCAGACATGCGCGGCTATGGAGTGGCACGGAAGCTGATGGATGAGGCTCTGGAGGTCTGCAGGGGTCGCGCGGTGGCTCTGGATCCCACAACCCAGAAAGCCATCGTGAAGCTGGATGCCCAGACCTACCTCACGGACTTCTACCAGTCCTACGGTTTCGAGACCGTTGGTGAAGAGTTCGAGGTCGAGGGCGTACCCCACGTGGAGATGCACCTCCAACTGCAATAA
- a CDS encoding FAD-dependent oxidoreductase encodes MADNRPLRVAVIGSGPAGIYASDALTKSETDVAIDIYERMPAPFGLIRYGVAPDHPRIKGIIKSLHKVLDKPQIRLFGNVNVGKDVTLDELKNYYDAVIYATGATDDRDLNIPGGEHTIGAGEFVGFYDANPNFEHSWNLDADSVAVIGVGNVGLDVARVLAKTGEELHVTEIPDNVYESLKNNKAKEVHVFGRRGPAQAKFTPLELKELNHSDTIEVVVSPEDIDYDQGSEDARRASKIQDMVCTLLEQYAIADPKGAPHKLYLHFFESPHEVKTDENGNVTALVTERTELTGNGSVKGTGKLTEWPVGAVYRAVGYKSDEQADLPWDSRENVLPNVGGRVLTEGPTADGIAGVPGSADPEAEKRERLPGVYATGWIRRGPVGLIGNTKGDANEAVANLLADHEDGIGFDPEQPELEAVETFLADKGLNYTTWAGWYALDKHERELGEAEGRERKKVREWEEMVKFSRED; translated from the coding sequence ATGGCTGATAACCGCCCGCTCCGTGTTGCCGTCATCGGCTCCGGCCCCGCCGGCATTTACGCATCGGACGCGCTGACCAAGTCCGAGACCGACGTCGCAATTGACATCTACGAGCGCATGCCAGCTCCCTTCGGCCTGATCCGCTACGGAGTGGCGCCGGACCACCCACGCATCAAGGGCATCATCAAGTCCCTGCACAAGGTTCTGGACAAGCCACAAATCCGACTCTTCGGCAACGTCAATGTTGGCAAGGACGTCACCCTCGACGAGCTGAAGAACTACTACGACGCCGTCATCTACGCCACCGGCGCAACCGATGACCGCGACCTCAACATCCCAGGCGGCGAGCACACCATCGGCGCCGGCGAATTCGTCGGCTTCTACGACGCCAACCCAAACTTCGAGCACTCCTGGAACCTCGACGCAGATTCCGTGGCCGTCATTGGCGTGGGCAACGTGGGCCTAGATGTCGCCCGCGTTCTCGCCAAGACCGGCGAAGAACTGCACGTCACCGAGATTCCAGACAACGTCTACGAGTCCCTCAAGAACAACAAGGCGAAGGAAGTCCACGTCTTCGGTCGTCGCGGACCAGCGCAGGCGAAGTTCACCCCACTGGAGCTCAAGGAGCTCAACCACTCCGACACCATCGAGGTGGTCGTCAGCCCAGAGGACATCGACTACGACCAGGGATCCGAGGATGCACGTCGCGCATCCAAGATTCAAGACATGGTCTGCACTCTGCTGGAGCAGTACGCCATCGCCGACCCCAAGGGCGCGCCGCACAAGCTCTACCTGCACTTCTTCGAATCCCCTCACGAGGTCAAGACCGACGAGAACGGCAACGTCACGGCACTGGTCACCGAACGCACAGAGCTGACCGGCAACGGCTCCGTCAAGGGCACCGGCAAGCTCACCGAGTGGCCGGTGGGTGCGGTCTACCGCGCCGTGGGCTACAAGTCCGATGAACAGGCCGACCTGCCGTGGGACTCCAGGGAAAACGTGCTGCCAAACGTTGGTGGCCGCGTACTGACCGAGGGACCTACAGCCGATGGCATCGCGGGAGTTCCCGGCTCCGCCGACCCTGAGGCAGAAAAGCGCGAGCGTCTCCCTGGTGTGTACGCCACCGGCTGGATCCGCCGCGGACCAGTGGGCCTCATCGGCAACACCAAGGGTGATGCCAACGAGGCCGTCGCCAACCTGCTCGCCGATCACGAGGACGGCATCGGCTTCGATCCCGAGCAGCCGGAGCTGGAGGCCGTGGAGACCTTCCTCGCCGACAAGGGCCTGAACTACACCACTTGGGCCGGTTGGTACGCACTGGACAAGCACGAGCGCGAGCTGGGCGAAGCCGAGGGTCGCGAGCGCAAGAAGGTGCGCGAGTGGGAAGAAATGGTCAAGTTCTCCCGCGAGGACTAG
- a CDS encoding nitrite/sulfite reductase, whose protein sequence is MTTSTTPKRPRKARKPQGQWLVDGKEPLNDDERIKQEDAGLAVMQRVRDTYAKEGFASIPSEDLAPRFKWIGMYTQRKPFLDGTKTSTLTNAELQDEFFMMRIRIDGGLLTNEQLRVLGEISRDYARSTADFTDRQNLQLHYVRIEDVPTIWDKLETVGLDTNFGCGDVPRVVLGSPVAGIAKDEIIDATPAIEKVVRDVLPREELHNLPRKFKSAISGNKRQDVTHEIQDLAFIGSEHPEHGPGFDVWVGGGLSTNPMLAQRLGVWVSIDQVPDVWLNVVRIFRDYGYRRMRNRARLKFLVTEWGVEKFRQVLEDDYLGYKLADGPEPEVVTGYRDHVGIHEQRDGKFYLGVKPTVGHTSGEQLVELADLADKFGVTRIRTTADKELLFLDLTREDADLLASELDKIGLSANPSAFRRDIISCTGLEFCKLAHVVTKQRAIALVDELEERLGDLDVPLKISLNGCPNSCARAQVADIGLSGKILTTDDGERVEGFQVHLGGAVGFGPQFGKKVRGNNVYSTDLGDYVVRIVENFKKDREEGEQFRDWVGRADDELLV, encoded by the coding sequence ATGACGACCTCCACGACTCCCAAGCGTCCACGCAAAGCCCGCAAGCCCCAAGGCCAATGGCTCGTCGATGGCAAGGAGCCGCTGAATGACGACGAGCGCATCAAGCAGGAAGATGCCGGTTTGGCCGTGATGCAGCGCGTGCGCGACACGTACGCCAAGGAGGGATTCGCCTCCATTCCTTCCGAGGACCTCGCCCCACGCTTCAAGTGGATTGGCATGTACACCCAGCGCAAGCCATTCCTCGACGGCACGAAGACCTCCACCCTGACGAATGCCGAACTCCAGGACGAGTTCTTCATGATGCGTATCCGCATTGACGGCGGCCTGCTCACCAACGAGCAGCTCCGCGTCCTCGGTGAGATCTCCCGCGACTACGCCCGCAGCACCGCGGACTTCACCGACCGTCAGAACCTGCAGCTGCATTACGTGCGCATCGAGGATGTCCCGACCATCTGGGACAAGCTGGAGACCGTGGGGCTGGACACGAACTTCGGATGTGGCGACGTGCCCCGCGTCGTCCTCGGCTCTCCCGTCGCTGGCATCGCCAAGGATGAGATTATCGACGCCACCCCTGCCATCGAGAAGGTAGTGCGCGATGTTCTACCGCGCGAGGAGCTGCACAACCTCCCGCGTAAGTTCAAGTCTGCGATCTCCGGAAACAAGCGCCAGGATGTCACTCACGAGATCCAGGACCTGGCGTTCATTGGTTCGGAGCACCCAGAGCACGGACCGGGCTTCGACGTGTGGGTCGGTGGCGGCCTGTCCACCAACCCGATGCTCGCCCAGCGTTTGGGCGTGTGGGTGTCCATTGACCAGGTGCCCGATGTCTGGCTCAACGTGGTGCGCATCTTCCGCGACTACGGCTACCGTCGCATGCGCAACCGCGCGCGCCTGAAGTTCCTCGTTACCGAGTGGGGCGTGGAGAAGTTCCGCCAGGTGCTGGAGGACGACTACCTCGGCTACAAGCTCGCCGACGGTCCTGAGCCAGAGGTTGTCACCGGATACCGCGACCATGTGGGCATCCACGAGCAGCGCGATGGCAAGTTCTACCTCGGTGTGAAGCCAACCGTCGGTCACACCTCCGGCGAGCAGCTCGTGGAGCTGGCGGATCTGGCCGATAAGTTCGGGGTCACCCGCATCCGCACCACCGCGGATAAGGAGTTGCTGTTCCTTGACCTCACCCGTGAGGATGCGGACCTGTTGGCGTCGGAATTGGACAAGATCGGACTCTCCGCGAACCCTTCTGCATTCCGCCGCGACATCATCTCTTGCACCGGCCTGGAATTCTGCAAGCTCGCGCACGTGGTGACGAAGCAGCGCGCGATCGCGCTGGTCGATGAGCTGGAGGAGCGCCTTGGCGATCTGGATGTGCCACTGAAGATCAGCCTCAACGGCTGCCCGAACTCCTGTGCTCGTGCGCAGGTGGCGGATATCGGCCTGTCCGGCAAGATCCTCACCACCGATGACGGCGAGCGCGTGGAGGGCTTCCAAGTGCACCTCGGAGGTGCCGTGGGCTTCGGACCGCAGTTCGGCAAGAAGGTGCGCGGAAACAACGTGTACTCCACCGACCTGGGCGACTACGTGGTACGCATCGTGGAGAACTTCAAGAAGGATCGCGAGGAAGGCGAGCAATTCCGCGACTGGGTTGGCCGCGCCGACGACGAACTGCTGGTGTAG
- a CDS encoding ABC transporter transmembrane domain-containing protein — protein sequence MRDDPSKIPSSDDPKWLLKVSFSQRPWTHIAAIGVLISFLCNATVPIVVGCAIDDAVATGDGSRLMMWVGVLALVFATSTAAMYMGRYIMMRSMLLVNHQLRTMVTDRIQDPKGFKGKDRTAGGLLSVASNDTTKVMDVMFLTVFPVAEVGSLLYMSAVVLMIHVPLGIGVLVAGPIVVMIALRAARPLRARSARRQRAVAKTASMATDVVQGLRILKGLGAIASVNKRYAGSSTAAYEATIGANRAQAGLNGVTESTGALYVAIVGIFAGVLGLAGQISIGELITVVGMTQFIITPMTMLGKNIAQKVATGQASAARILDVLNAPAEDRAEIDGEEMERVLGQLGDGLTVISGEDARELVDQLDRMPKSRVIVAPHTADLFDASVADNVHPDRQRALAALEVAAVTDIPGGPDKRVGESGNALSGGQRQRVALARAIAADSDVLVLQDPTTAVDSITEQRIAEKVAAARAGRKTIVVTQAPAWRAEADQYA from the coding sequence ATGCGCGATGACCCGTCCAAAATTCCCAGCTCGGATGATCCGAAGTGGCTGCTGAAAGTGTCCTTCTCACAGCGGCCGTGGACGCACATCGCGGCGATCGGCGTGCTCATTAGCTTTCTGTGCAACGCCACTGTGCCCATCGTGGTGGGGTGCGCGATCGACGATGCCGTGGCGACCGGTGATGGCTCGCGCTTGATGATGTGGGTGGGTGTGTTGGCCTTGGTCTTCGCAACCTCCACGGCGGCGATGTACATGGGTCGTTACATCATGATGCGCTCGATGCTGCTGGTCAATCACCAGTTGCGCACGATGGTGACCGATCGCATTCAGGATCCCAAGGGCTTCAAAGGCAAGGATCGCACGGCCGGAGGTCTGCTGTCCGTGGCCAGTAATGACACCACGAAGGTCATGGACGTGATGTTCCTGACCGTATTCCCCGTGGCTGAGGTTGGTTCGCTGCTGTACATGTCTGCAGTGGTGTTGATGATCCACGTGCCGCTGGGGATCGGGGTGTTGGTCGCGGGGCCGATCGTGGTGATGATTGCGCTGCGTGCTGCGCGTCCGTTGCGTGCCCGTTCGGCTCGACGCCAAAGGGCAGTTGCGAAAACGGCCTCCATGGCCACGGACGTGGTCCAAGGGCTGCGGATCCTCAAGGGCTTGGGGGCGATAGCGTCCGTGAACAAGCGGTACGCGGGGAGTTCCACGGCTGCCTATGAGGCGACGATTGGGGCCAATAGGGCGCAGGCGGGGCTCAATGGCGTGACTGAGTCCACCGGTGCGTTGTACGTGGCCATCGTGGGAATCTTCGCGGGCGTGCTGGGGCTGGCGGGGCAGATCAGCATCGGTGAACTCATCACGGTGGTGGGAATGACGCAGTTCATCATCACGCCGATGACGATGCTGGGGAAGAACATTGCGCAGAAGGTTGCCACGGGTCAGGCCTCGGCGGCGCGCATACTCGATGTGCTCAATGCTCCTGCGGAGGATCGTGCCGAGATTGATGGCGAGGAGATGGAGCGTGTGCTGGGGCAACTGGGTGATGGGCTGACCGTTATATCCGGTGAGGATGCGCGCGAACTGGTGGATCAGTTGGATCGCATGCCAAAGTCGCGCGTGATCGTGGCACCGCATACAGCGGACCTCTTTGATGCGTCCGTGGCGGATAACGTGCACCCGGATCGGCAGCGGGCGCTGGCTGCGCTGGAGGTCGCCGCCGTGACGGACATCCCTGGCGGGCCGGATAAACGCGTGGGGGAGAGCGGTAATGCGCTATCCGGTGGGCAGCGGCAACGCGTGGCTCTTGCCCGCGCGATCGCGGCTGATTCCGACGTGCTGGTGCTCCAAGACCCGACGACAGCGGTGGACTCGATCACAGAGCAGCGCATTGCCGAAAAAGTGGCTGCTGCCAGGGCCGGACGAAAGACGATCGTTGTCACCCAGGCGCCCGCGTGGCGAGCGGAGGCGGATCAGTATGCCTAA